CTGATCACGAACAACTTTACCTTCCATAATACGATTAGCCATTTTTTTCCTCTCGCTTTTTCTTTGCTATCATCTTCTTCAATTCTTTCATTTGTCTTGAAGTATCTGACATCTTCTTTTGCAACTTTAATAATACCAGCTTTTTTTGTAATTCTTCAAGCGTCAACTCTTCCATCTTATCTCACCTCTCTTCTTACAAATGTCGTTGAAATTGGAAGTTTGGCACTTGCTAGCTCAAATGCTTTACGCGCTAAATCTTCACTGACACCATCTAGCTCAAATAATACTCTTCCAGGGCGTACGCGCACAACCCAATACTCTAAAGAACCTTTTCCGCCGCCCATACGAACTTCAGCAGGTTTCTTTGATACAGGAATATCAGGAAACACTCTAATCCAGAGACGTCCTACTCTTCTTAAGTGCCTTCTGATAGCACGTCTTGCGGCTTCAATTTGTCTTGAAGTAATACGCTCTGGTGCAAGCGCTTTAAGACCAAATGAACCAAAAGATACTTTTGCACCCGCTGTTGCAACGCCACTGATTCTACCCTTAAACGCTTTTCTAAATTTTGTTTTCTTTGGTGATAACATCTCTTTTCTCCCTTAGCTTGTCATCATCTTATAGTTATGCTTCTCACCGGTATAGATCCATACTTTAACACCTATAGCACCGTAAGTTGTGTAAGCTGTATCCACGGCATAACTCACAGCAGATTTTAATGTATGCAGTCTAAGACGACCTTCTTTATACCACTCCGTTCTTGCAATTTCCGCGCCAGCTAAGCGTCCTGAACAAGAAACTTTGATGCCTTTAGCACCAGCTTTAAATGCGCTCATCATTACTCTGCGCATCGCACGCCTAAAAGAAATTCTTTTTTCTAATTGGATAGCAATATTGTGAGCGGCAATTGCGGCATTTAGATCAGCTTTCTTCACCTCTACAATATCAAGAACAAGCTTATTCTTGATAAGAGGTGCGATTGTCGCTTTCACACGCTCAATCTCAGCCCCTTTTTTACCAATCAACATACCTGTTTTCAGAACATGAATCTGAACTTTTGTTTGATCTTCATTTCTTGAGATGAGGATTTGAGAAATTCCTGCATTTCTAAAAGTTTTTTTGATTTTCTTCCTGATGTTATAATCAGCACTCAAGAAATCTTTGTAGTTCGCACGTGTTGCAAACCAATTAGAATCCCATATCTCATTAACACCAATACGAAAACTGATCGGATTGACCTTTTGACCCATCTTACGCCTTCCTTTCTTCTAAAGTCACGTATACATTCGAAAATGGTCTTTCGATCATATCTCCGCGTCCTTTTGCTCGCCATCTTAGTCGTCTCATTGGCGTTGCGCGCCCAACCCAAATTTCCGCGACTTTCAAATTATCAATGTCGGCATTAAAATTGTTTTCTGCATTAGACATAGCAGAGCGTATCAATTTGCTAATATCCTTTGCGATTCTTTTGCTGCAAAAATCAAGTGATCTCATCGCCTGAAACACAGGCATACCGCGAACCATAGAAACCACTTGGTTTGCCTTTCTTGGAGATACGCGTAAATTCAATAAAGATGCTTTATACATTACCGCTTCCCTTTCTTATCGCTTCCAGCATGCCCGTGAAACACACGTGTCGGGGAAAACTCCCCAAGCTTGCAACCAACCATGTTTTCAACAATAAATACAGGTACAAAATTTTTACCGTTGTGCACCGCAAAATTTAAGCCAACAAATTCAGGAATAATTGTAGAGCGACGTGACCATGTCTTAATAGCACCTTTTCCGCCTGTTTCTTTGAACTTCTTCACTTTTTTAATTAATGATGGGTCCACGAACGGCCCCTTCCAAACCGATCTAGCCATTATTTCTTCCCTCTATGTCTTAAAATCATTTTTTGTGTCCTTTTATTATGTCGCGTTTTCTTGCCTTTTGTCAATTTACCCCAAGGAGAAACAGGGTGTCTGCCACCACCTGTCTTACCTTCACCACCACCATGAGGGTGATCAACTGGGTTCATCGCCACACCACGAACAGAAGGTCTTTTACCCTTCCAGCGGCTTCTTCCGGCTTTTCCAACTTGCGTGTTTTTGTGATCTGGGTTTGAAAGAGTTCCTATCGTTGCAAAACACTCTAAATTTACAAAACGCATCTCTCCAGATTTTAATTTGATTGTTGCGTTCGTAGAATCTTTCGCCATGAGCGTTGCATAAACACCTGCTGATCTTGCAACCTGACCACCTTTTCCAATCTTAAGTTCAATGTTATGAATATTGAGACCAACTGGAATTTCGCGAAGTGGCATAGCACAACCAACATTTGGGTCCACTTTCTTAGAAGAGGCTATAATTTTATCACCTACATTTAAAGAATGTGGCGCTAAAATGTAACGCACTTCTTTATTTGAGTATTCAACAAGCGCAATATAACATGTGCGGTTAGGATCATACTCAATTTTCGTAATCACGCCTTCAATGTCACGTACATCTCTTTTAAAATCGATAATACGATAAAGACGCTTATGACCTCCACCAAGATGCCTTGATGTAATACGACCTGCGTTGTTGCGTCCCTTTGCTCTATGATGATACTCTGTCAGTGCTCTATGCGGCCTGTCTTTTGACAACCCAGAACGATCTGTATAAATATAACTCCTTGATCCAGGAGTTATTGGTTTACTATACTTGAGCATTTTCACCCTCCTTCTTGAAGAGATCAAGCTCGATTCTTGAACCCTTTTCTAGCATTACATATGCTTTTTTGAAATCTGATCTCTTACCTTTTCTTTGTTTGAAAAATTTTACCTTTCCGCTTTGATTTAAAGTGTTTACAGATTTCACTTTTACATCGTAAATATTCTCAACAACACGCTTAATTTGATCTTTCGTTGACTTTGGATCAACGCGAAAAACTAAAACTTGCTCTGAATTCTTATCAACATCATAGATTCCAGCGTCTTTTAACGCCTTTTCTGTGATCATAACTTTTTTTAGAATATGTGTATTAATCATCTGAACTAAGCCTCTTCTCTACTTTGCTGAGCGCATCTTTGGAAAAGATCAACGCATCATGATTCAAAATATCATAAACGTTAAGTCCTATAACTGGAAGAACGTCAACGCCGATGCAATTTCTTGACCCTAAAACCAAGTTATCGTTTTGCTCATCTACAAATAAAACTTTATTAGATGGCGTTAGAGCTTTCAAATTTTGCTCAAGCTCTTTTGTTTTAAACGAACCTAGTTGCAAACTTTCCACTACACTCAAGTTATCGTTTTGTAGTTTGTATGCAATGGCATGCAAAAGACCCAAACGACGCACTTTCTTTTGTAGGCTAAAGGAATGATCGCGCATCTGCGGACCAAAAATAATCGCTCCACCTCTCATGTGTGGTGCACGCCTTCCACCTTGACGAGCGCGGCCTGTTCCTTTTTGTCGGAATAATTTCTTTCCGCTACCACGAACCTCAGCTTCTTCTTTTGTCTCGTGTGTTCCAGCTCTTCTTTTTGCAAGCTGCCATCTTACAACACGCGCCAAAATATCATCTCTTACTTTAAGAGATTTTAGGTCTTTCAAAAATGACACTTTCGAAAGATCTATAGAATTCCATTCTGTTTTCTTCTTTGCTACAGTCATTTTACACCCCTGCTCTCTTAATCATTACAGAGCCATTTCTCGGGCCAGGCACTGCGCCACCTACAACAATCACATTATTCTCCGTATCAATTTCAATGATCTTCAAGTTGCGAATTGTGCGATATGCATCTCCATAATGCCCTGCCATTTTTTTGCCTTTAAAGACTTTTCCTGGATCTTGACATTGACCTGTTGAACCGTGTGCTCTATGTGAAATAGACACACCATGAGATGCGCGCATACCATGGAAGTTATGACGCTTCATAACACCAGAAAATCCGCGACCTTTTGTTTTCGCTCTAACATCGATTACAGCCACATCTTTAAATGCATCTGCCTGAATCTTTTGCCCAATTTCGTATTGGCTTACGTCATCACAAAAGAATTCTTTCATTGTTTGAACTATTGGTAATTTATTTTTCTTGAGAAAGCCGATCTGCGGTTTATTTACACGCGTTTCTTTTGTTTCTCCAACTCCTAGAACAAGTTTGTTATCTTTCTTTTCTAGGACAAAGTGATCATCTATCTTCAATAGAGTCACGGGTATGTGCCGCCCATTTTCATCAAACTTCTGGGACATTCCAAGCTTTTTGGCCATCAACCCTTTCAACATTGTTTATGCTCCTTTTTTATCTAATGCTATTTTTACATTTACACCAGAAGGCAGTTGCATTTTTGTCAAACTGTCCATGACTTGCATATCCGTTGCATCAATCTTTAATAATCTCTTATGCGTGCGGACTTCAAATTGCTCTCTGGATTTTTTATCAATATGCGGAGAACGGTTAACCGTATATCTCCGAATACGTGTTGGCAAAGAAATTGGGCCTACAATTGTACCACCCGCTCTTTTTGCCGTGCTCACAATTTCCTTGATGGAATGATCTAACATTTTATGATCATATGCTCTCAACGAAATTTTGATCGCCGATTTTGCCATTAATACTTTCTCAATCTATACCAATATAGTTTATGTTATAACATCCATATTGCGATCACAAGAAATTTTATAGAAAAATTTTATATACAATAACAGTCTTTCGCACATTTGATTTACGCACTTAAAACCCGTAAAATTCATAGGAATTAGCTCTTTATTTGATTCAAAACGCTATGCCTTTTACTGCTTTTTACCTCTATTCAGACCCCCCTACCTCCGCAGCACTCTCCCCAACGAGCTCTCAAAGATCCATCTCTTTAGTCCGCCCCTCCATTAGTCTATCGAAAAACAAACGCCCTTCTATTGGATCAATTCTTTTCAGTCTAACTTTTACCACTACTGTGTTTATTACAGCGCATGTGATGCTATCTGAACTTGATGATAGCGTTATGTTTGCAAAGTTCTGGAATGTTATAGCATTTTTGTATGTTGTTAACAGAATCGCAACTCAAAACTATCTGGATCCTCTAACATATTTCATGTTATATGAATAAAAAAGTGGGGCGAGTGACCGGAATTGAACCGGCGACCTCTAGAACCACAACCTAGCGCTCTAACCAACTGAGCTACACTCGCCATACAGAATATGGTGACGCCACCATAAAAAATGGCTCCTTGAGCAGGACTCGAACCTGCGACCTACTGGTTAACAGCCAGTTGCTCTACCGACTGAGCTATCAAGGAACTAATTCATTTTAGTGTTTTTTTGGTTAAGGTTTCAAGAGGGTCTTTTGTTTTTAAAAAAATCTTTTAATAAAGCGCTGCATTTTTCTTCACAAAATCCACCATAATACGCGATATTTTTATCCACAACACTTTTGTCATTATAAGCTCCAAAGTACACTTTTTTCACACCGGATAATGAAATGGCAGCTTTGCACATTTCACATGGCTCCAGCGTCACGTATAAAACTGCATCCTTAAGTTTTGCGCCTAATTTTTCTTGCCCTTCTTTCAAAACACGCATCTCTGCATGCTCTAATGGATCTCGACCATTTACATGGTGAGAAATAATCCGACCGTGATAAACAAGGAGCGCTGCAATAGGCACAGCTTCTTTATCTAGCGCACTTTCTTTTATATGTTGAATTAGGAAATCAAAATATTCTTTCATAGGAGATGTCTCGTCATAACAAGGAGTGAAATGACGTGACGCTCCAGAATGGATGACCACGCTCCGCTCGCCATGATAACATTTCAGTGATAAGCAAGAACCTAAAGAGATTCTTTAGCAACTTTCGTTCCTGATTTTTTCATATACAGATAATCCACCAAATCTTTAACGGTTTTAAAGTCTAGCGCATCCTCCATTGGAATATCAAGATCAAACTCTTCTTCGCATTCCATAAGCAACTCTGCAAATGTAAGGCTTTCCAATATAATATCTGAATTAAATTGTGATTTCTCTGTAATAGAATCTTTTTCGAGTTCAGCAGCGCTTGCGATCATATTGATCACCTTTGATTTAATAGAAGCTCTCGACACCGGTGTTTGTTTTTCTTTTAACTCACCTTATGCTAACAAATTTTACCAAAGTCCGCAAAGCTTTATTCTTCAGAGCTTTCAACTTCCTCAGAATCGGCATCCTCATCGATAGACACCTTGGTAAAACCAACAACTTTTTCACCCTTCGCCATTCTTAAAACAATCACACCTTGCGTTCTACGACCCACAATGCGAATTTCATCGATGGATGTGCGAATCAAACGCCCCGTGTCTGTAATAAGAATAATTTCTTCATGCAGCTTTACGCTCGCAGCGCCTACAAGTTCTCCATTTTTTGCGCTGAGCAAAATAGCTTTTGAACCAACGCCACCTCTGTGTGTTGTGCGATATTCAAACGAAGAGGATCTCTTTCCATAACCATTACTTGTAATCGTTAGGATCATTTGCTCTTTTTCTTCCAGCTCTTTAAACCTTAAGGGCTCTAAATGTCTGTCCGCAAACAATCCGCCTTCATCTTCTTGTCCACGAGCTTGCTTGAAATATGCCGCACGCTCATCCACGTCCAGATTAAAACTATCAAGAATTTCTACAGATACTACCTCGTCATCCGCTCCTACCTTAATGCCTCGCACACCCGTAGAAGAACGACTTTGGAATATACGCACTTTCGTTGCATTAAATCTCACATACATACCTTTGCGTGTCACTAAGAAAATATCTTGCTCATCACGACATTCTTTAACAGAAACAAGTTTTTCTCCGTCCTCTAAAAGGATTGCTCTTTTTCCAGAGGATGGAATGTATTCAAATGCCTGGATACTATTTCTACGCACCGAACCTTTTGAAGTTACAAATGCAAGAGACATATCTTTATTTTCTTCGCTTAACTCCAAGATTGCGGAAATCTTTTCTGTTGATTGTAATGGCAACAGATTCACCAAAGCGCGACCTTTAGATTGTGGATTGCCTTGAGGTAATTGATAAACCGGCAAACGATATACTTTTCCAAATGAACTGAAGAACAATAATTGCGAATGCGTATTCGCAATGAAGATATCACTAATGATATCATCTTCCTTCATGCTCATGCCCTTTTTGCCTTTTCCGCCTCTTGCTTGCGCACGATAGGTTGAAGTTGGAACGCGCTTAACATAACCACTCAAACTCACAGTTACAACCATATCCTCTTTTGGAATCAAGTCTATAACGTTGAACTCTGCTTCATCTTGCTCAATAAGCGTTTTTCTTGGTGAAGGGTATGTATCTTTAATATACTTCCATTCATCGATCATTATATTATCAACGCGTTGTTTTGAGGAAAGAATATCAATATAATCACGGATATCTTCTGTCACTTGCATCAACTCATCTTTAATGTCTTTTTGCTCCATCGCAGTCAATCTGTGAAGTCTTAACTCCAAAATTGCAACCGCTTGACGCTCTGTTAGATGATGTGCATTTTCCATAGGTTCGTGTAAAACCTCCAAATAAGGTGTGATTTGATCCACATCAAATTTATGGCTCATTAATTCAACCAAAGCCTCTTTCTTATCTTTTGCCCTCTTGATCATTTCGATAACTTTATCAAGATTCGTTAACGCCATTACGAAACCAATTAACAAATGTGCACGAGCGCGAGCTTTCTCTAAGAAAAATCTTGTTCTTCTAACAATCACATCTCTTCTAAAATCAATAAAATGCACCAAACAATCTTTCAAAGAAAGCGCTTGCGGCTTGCCTTTTACAAGAGCCAATACGTTGGAACTAAAGTTCACTTGCATCTGTGTAAACTTATAGAGGTGATTCAGAAGAATTTGCGCATTTGCATCCCTCTTTACCTCTATAACAACTCGCATACCATGTCTATCTGATTCGTCTCTGATCTCGCTAATGCCTTCAATCTCTTTATCACGCACCATTTCAGCAATACGCTCAACCAAACGCGCTTTGTTAATTTGATAGGGAATTTCCGTAATGATAATACTCTCTTTATCACCTTTGCCTGTTTCAATTTCTGTTTTTGCCCGCAACGTAATGCTGCCTTTACCTGTACTGAATGCATCATAAATACCACGCGTGCCAATAATCGTACCACCTGTTGGAAAGTCTGGCCCTTTTACAATTTGCATCAAATCGCGAATTGTTAGCTCTGGATTGCCAAGCAAAGCCTCGCAAGCATCTAGCAACTCTCCCAGGTTGTGTGGAGGAATGTTTGTGGCCATACCAACAGCAATACCACCCGCACCATTTGCCAAAATATTCGGAAAACGCGCCGGCAAAACCGTCGGCTCCATCAGAGAGTTATCGTAGTTTTCCGTAAAAGCAACTGTATTTTTGTCGATATCCAGTAACAATTCTTGCGTAACTTTTTCAAGTCTTGCTTCTGTATAACGCTCTGCCGCAGGAGGATCTCCGTCTACCGAACCAAAGTTACCTTGACCGTCAATCAGCGTTGTTCGCAAACTGAAATCTTGAGCCATACGCGCCATTGCATCATAAATTGCTGCGTTTCCGTGAGGGTGATATTTTGCCATCACTTCACCCGTAATACGCGCTGATTTTCTGTGTGGCTTTGTATGATCCCAGCCATTATCCTTCATCGCAAACAGGATGCGCCTGTGAACTGGTTTTAAACCATCTCGCACATCTGGCAATGCACGCGCTACAATCACACTCATCGCATAATCCAAATACGACCGCTGCATCTCCTCTTCTAAGGGGATTTTTTTGATTTCTTCGTTTGACATTATATTTTAAATTTAGATATTAAGGCGTTATTTCGCATTGTAGCACAAATTTTCAAGAGGTTGAATTATTTGACAAATTCACTTTAAAGTATTAGCCTCAATCATAGAGTTTAATTGTTAATAAGACATGTTTTTTACAATTTTTTCTTCCACAGTAGAAGTTCCTATCTGGGATACAACGTTCAACAAGTCATTCCCAGTTCATATGAGCCCCTTATCTTCAAAGGCTTTGCACCTTCCTCAATCTCAAAGATCGGCATTTATCCAACTCACATATGATATTGACCTATCTGAATCTATTGTGTCATTTTTACAAAAGCGCGAATGTGCATTAGATTATATTGGGAGCGCTGAAATTAAGCTTAGATTTTCAGGAGACAAAGTCGAGCCTACTGCTCAAGTAAACCATAATGAGCTTCAAAAATTATTAAAAAAATTTCAAGAAAGATACCCCGTCTAAAGGACTGGCTTCTCTTGCAAAGCATATAAAAATCATGCACTCTAACTTCATAAATGATAGAAGATCACAGTTATGATTAAAGTATCAATTATTGGGGCAAACCCACTTGGCACAACGTTAGCGTTTTGCTTAGCCCAAAAAACAATTTATGATTTGTGCCTTGTTGATACAAAATCTTATCAAGATGCAGAAAAAAAAGCTCTTGATATTATGCAAAGCCTTGCTATCAAAAACCAACCTATTACCTGCCCTGTTAAAGGTGCTTTACACATGGAAGAAATCAAGCACTCTGATGTTGTGATTATAACTGAAGGCGCAAACTATGCAGGTAAAAAACATTCCGATCTTTTATTCCAAAATAGCGGGGTGATTGAAGAAATTGCAAAAGATGTAAAAAAATACGCTCCTGACGCATTTGTTATTATTGCAACCAACCCTGTCGATACGATGGTGTGGCATTTCCAAAAAAGCGCTTCGCTACCTGAGCATCGCGTTGTCGGAATGTCTGGCGTATTAAATACTAATCGCTTTAGATACGCTCTATCCAAAGCATTAAATGTAAATATTAATGATATTCAAACTCTAGTTATTGGATCACATAACCATGATATGATCCCTCTTATTGAGCATACATTTATTCAGGGCATTTCATTTGTGGAGTATGCGCAAAGAAACGATATCGCAATTGAAGATATAGAAGTGATGATACAGGGTGTAAAAAATGCCCATCAAACTATGATTTATGAAGATCAGGATTTACCCGCTTATTTTGGCGCGACAGAAAGTGTGATTAAAATTTTAGAAAGTTATATCTTTAATCAAAAACAAGTCCTATCCTGCTGCGTGAATCTTAATATGGCAGAACCTGAGAATGATATCTGCATCAACCTCCCTTCTATCATTGGAGAAAATGGCGTAGAAGAAATATTAATGCCCGAACTATCTGAAGAAGATGAAGAAAAGTTTCGTGAAACCATCAAAATACTTCTTAAACAAAATGTCACAATCTCATTTTCAAAAGCACCGTCTCGCGTTGCATAGCAGATGAAATCTTTTTATGGGCGCAGGAAAGGCCACTCTCTAAGCAGCTTTCAGGAGAAGCTTTTGAAAGAACGACTCCCCAAAATGGAAATTGGCGCTTTTGATACAGCTAAAGTTTATCATCTTGAGATTGGATTTGGTGCGGGTGAGTTTTTAAATCACATATCTGTAGAACATCCCGATATTCAATTTATTGGATGTGAGCCATTTATCAATGGCGTTGTATCTTTTTTGCAAAAAAATGTGTCGACTAATGTCTGGCTCACAACAGAAAGTATCCATGATGTTATTGGGAATATTCCAGACAAAGCTCTTGATATTGCTTACATCTTATTTCCAGACCCTTGGCCTAAGGCGCGTCATCATAAACGCCGCCTCATTCAAAAACCGTTTTTAGATAAACTTATTAAAAAAACTAAAAAATATATTTATGCCGCCACAGATCATCCGGAATATGCAGAAACTATTTCTGAATTAGGGTTTGTGCAAATTGATAAACCGGATTTTTTGGTCACTACAAAATATATGGCAAAAGAAAAGGCTGGGAAACCTCAATATTTTGTTTTAAAACTCTGACGCAGGCATATGCATCATAGCGAGTCCGTCGAAGACGGGCGTGGCTATCTCCATAATACCTAATGTGGATCACCACGGCGCTTCGCACCTCGTGATGACGCTCTACAATACTTTCAATGCGACTGTAAACCCATCCTCATAAGGCAGCATTACACTTTCAAACGGTGGTTTTTTAATCCTTTCATTAAAAGCTTTCATGTGCTCAACTGTTCCCACCCTTACTTTTTGATCGCATGCTTTACCTTCAACTGCGCCAAACAACAAGGTATCGTCCGCTACCAATAAACCACCTTTTCTCAAATGCCGAATGCTCCACTCTAAATATGTCAGGTAATTATTTTTATCCGCATCAATAAACACCATATCGACTATTTCATGAAATTCTTCTAAAACTTCCGATGCGGCGCCAAAATGCATTTTGATATTATCAAATTTACCTAGATATCCTGATGCTTTTTGAAAACGCTTTGCGTCTTTTTCAATGGTGTGAATCTTCCCTCCTTCGCTTAACCCTTGCTGCAGCCATAACGTTGAATACCCGTACAACGTGCCGATTTCCAAAACGATCTTAGCATTTATTGTTTTCGCAAGAAGTTTAAGGAGTTGCCCTTTAGATGCTTCGATATAAATCTTATGATCCGTGTGTTCTATATCTTCTCTTACAGCTTTCATCAAAGATGTTTCAGACAAATTTTTTGATATGATGATTTTTAAAGAAATGATAAAGCATTTAGAAATGAAAGGAAACTCCATCATCCTGATCGAACGAAGTGAGGGAAGGATTTTCTTAAGTTTGTCGCAGGCAGATCTCCTTCGCCTACGACTCAGGATGACGTTGTTAATTAATACTGATGATGATGCTTTTCTTCTACAAGACCGATGCACATTTTTTCAATCTTATGTGGTTTAGGTTGCGTTAATGCATCACCTACAAACACGTTATTAATGCCATGCAATTTCTTACAACTGGAATCAATCACCAAACCGTGAACTTTTTGTGGTTGATTTGGCATTGCGTGCGTTGCATGCTCTAAACGACGCCCGGCATGCAATCCATCAATTATAATATCCCTGATATACATGCCCGTGCATTTGTTCTGGAACATAATACCATAAACACTCCCGTAATCTGAACGCGCACCTTTGACAGTTACCTTATTAAGCGTCACATTATCTACAGCGGAAAAGTGAATAGCACGAATTTGCCCATTAAAACTTCCGACCATAGCAGATTGTCCATCATGTCCACCATCTTTTGGACCACTATATGGCATATTAGGACAACTTAACTCCGCTTTGTTTTCAATGCAAATAACGCTTATATCTTCTAACAACACATTCTCAACACCTTCAACGCGAATCGCTAGGAAGCCTTTGATTACATGATGCATCCCATCGCCTTGATAACGCACTAAGAACTCTTTCTTCGTTTTCATAAGAACCGCTTTGTTTTCACATGGCATAAGAACAAGCTTATCATCACCTTGCAATGCCCAATTAACCAAATCTTCATCGATATTCAGTGAACCAAAATATTTGTGATATTCTTCGCCCAAGCTATTTTTAAGCGCTTGCAATCTAAATTGCACTTCAGAAACAACAGTTCCTTGATAAGTGCCATCTGAATTTCTAATACCAAATCCACAATCAAATGTATTGAAAAATTGGATTACTTCATTTGATGCACCCACTTGATTACCCTCACCATTTGCGTTTGCAAGAGAAGGAACTTCTATAGGATTGTTTGTTATGTTTTCAACACAACAGTGCAGCATTTCGAAATCACCCGCTTCTTTAGGCGCATCTTTGTATTCAAAAAATGGACCAACAGCCGCACCTGGAGCTGTGAATAGAACACCATAGCTAGGACCATCAATAACACCTTCTTTGTTATGAAAAATCACTAATGAAGGGTCGCCAATTTGTCCAACTAGGTTATAATGCCTTGGATTTAAGTTGATATGACCTTTTATCACTCTTCTGCCAACGCGAATACCAAAAATTATATCGTTGAAAATTTTATCTACCGTATATTTAAGATTTAAGTATGCAACCTCAACCTCTTCTGTTAACAAATTTAAGTGTTGCAATGCGCTTGCAAAACGCACATTGAAAACTGCCGCCGAATATAATGCCAAAACAGGGGCGTCTTTACGATTTCCTTTGATATGAGATCTTACAAGGGCGACGCGTCTTGAACCATTCAAACTCAAGGCTGCAACTTCAAAGTTCTCAAAATTTACATGTGTGATTAAAATATCTTCTGCGCCATTTCCATGAATGCAGTGGTGTGAGTTGAAACCAAGCGTTCCGTTTTTAATCCATACTTTCTTCGCAGATTTTAGCTCATGCCCAAAATCTGTAGGACCTTCGTTCATAATAAATGGTTGATCAGCAAGCTCAACTAACGCGAAAAAACGTTGGAAAAGCGCATGTTCTTTACTTTGAGCTAGTGTGCAACCATTAAGATCTAAAATTACACCTTCAGCTTCAATCGTAATTGCAGCAAAGAATCCGAGTCTGTAAGCATTTGCAGCATCGCCTGTAAAATATTGCGCTATATTAGAAGGCACGCTATGTGAAGGAAACCAATCAAGCTCACGATTTGGATCAAGCGCCACAGCCTCTGAAAAATTGCTTGTTACTTGACGATCTTTATTTAACCATGTTTTCGCACGGTTTGGGTTAAATTGAATATCTTCTTTTAAACGAAGAATACACGGATGTGTTACACGCAAAGTTCCTTCATCAAGATCTTCTTGGCGTATCTCGATAACTTTCTTTTGATGCGCTTCTTTATTAGACAAGAATGTTGCCCAATCAACTGTTCCATTTGCTTCATACTGTTTTTCTAGTTCTGTTAAGTCTTGTTTTAAGGATCTGAAAATTTTAGACATATTCGGCTATTATTATT
The genomic region above belongs to Alphaproteobacteria bacterium and contains:
- the gyrA gene encoding DNA gyrase subunit A, producing MSNEEIKKIPLEEEMQRSYLDYAMSVIVARALPDVRDGLKPVHRRILFAMKDNGWDHTKPHRKSARITGEVMAKYHPHGNAAIYDAMARMAQDFSLRTTLIDGQGNFGSVDGDPPAAERYTEARLEKVTQELLLDIDKNTVAFTENYDNSLMEPTVLPARFPNILANGAGGIAVGMATNIPPHNLGELLDACEALLGNPELTIRDLMQIVKGPDFPTGGTIIGTRGIYDAFSTGKGSITLRAKTEIETGKGDKESIIITEIPYQINKARLVERIAEMVRDKEIEGISEIRDESDRHGMRVVIEVKRDANAQILLNHLYKFTQMQVNFSSNVLALVKGKPQALSLKDCLVHFIDFRRDVIVRRTRFFLEKARARAHLLIGFVMALTNLDKVIEMIKRAKDKKEALVELMSHKFDVDQITPYLEVLHEPMENAHHLTERQAVAILELRLHRLTAMEQKDIKDELMQVTEDIRDYIDILSSKQRVDNIMIDEWKYIKDTYPSPRKTLIEQDEAEFNVIDLIPKEDMVVTVSLSGYVKRVPTSTYRAQARGGKGKKGMSMKEDDIISDIFIANTHSQLLFFSSFGKVYRLPVYQLPQGNPQSKGRALVNLLPLQSTEKISAILELSEENKDMSLAFVTSKGSVRRNSIQAFEYIPSSGKRAILLEDGEKLVSVKECRDEQDIFLVTRKGMYVRFNATKVRIFQSRSSTGVRGIKVGADDEVVSVEILDSFNLDVDERAAYFKQARGQEDEGGLFADRHLEPLRFKELEEKEQMILTITSNGYGKRSSSFEYRTTHRGGVGSKAILLSAKNGELVGAASVKLHEEIILITDTGRLIRTSIDEIRIVGRRTQGVIVLRMAKGEKVVGFTKVSIDEDADSEEVESSEE
- a CDS encoding O-methyltransferase translates to MSETSLMKAVREDIEHTDHKIYIEASKGQLLKLLAKTINAKIVLEIGTLYGYSTLWLQQGLSEGGKIHTIEKDAKRFQKASGYLGKFDNIKMHFGAASEVLEEFHEIVDMVFIDADKNNYLTYLEWSIRHLRKGGLLVADDTLLFGAVEGKACDQKVRVGTVEHMKAFNERIKKPPFESVMLPYEDGFTVALKVL